A genomic stretch from Bdellovibrionales bacterium CG10_big_fil_rev_8_21_14_0_10_45_34 includes:
- a CDS encoding methylmalonyl-CoA mutase, whose translation MNKLNLKNPVRIVTAASLFDGHDASINIMRRLIQDAGAEVIHLGHNRSVMDIVTTILQEGAQGVCISSYQGGHMEFFKYMKDLLKAFGAGYVKIYGGGGGVIVPDEKKELEAYGIDQIFHPEDGRRLGLNGMIQLVVEGSDFDLLAQAKEWRADDQQKLVDQVTFQRKIEDRARGLALTAIELGQEIPDWLKKQLPMRGSANPPVLGVTGTGGAGKSSLLDEITQRFLNLYSNKKISLLCVDPTKKRTGGSLLGDRIRMNSLERERTYMRSIASRGSGNETAKCLPAMIEFLKKSSDDLLVVETSGIGQADSAVSDIADVKLYVMTSEFGAQSQLEKIDMIDYADLIAINKADRKGSQDALRDVRKQYRRSRQLPPDADGEGYPVFLTQASNFNDQGVNQLFFALSDKLAEYDPSKEWGLSSAIRQNLASTKKQTIIPPERQNYLSEIVKSVRSYKSETQELAQVANDIGAFECVAGHINEEKIHSKLSELLKTEKGGIISELRANYKKLYDSYQSDELAYAIRGKEFKSALTTTSLSGTRVKRVAVPRLTNLGDQVRYLRLENVPGEFPFTSGVFVLKRSEEEPRRQFAGEGDPARTNRRFHFLSAHDPAKRLSTAFDSVTLYGEDPAVRPDIYGKVGESGVSICCLEDMKILYAGFDLCSPSTSVSMTINGPAPMILAYFLNTAIDQQIDLKKKSLNRELTNTEYDAVKASTLSQVRGTVQADILKEDQAQNTCIFSTDFALKMMGDVQEYFIDHKVRNFYSVSISGYHIAEAGANPISQLAFTLANGFTYVEYYLSRGMKIDDFAPNLSFFFSNGLDPEYSVMGRVARRIWAVAMRELYGASERSQKLKYHIQTSGRSLHAQEIDFNDIRTTLQALLAVYDHCNSLHTNAYDEAITTPTEESVRRAMAIQMIINREFGTTKNENPNQGSYFFEELTDLVEEAVLTEFLRINERGGVLGAMETQYQRGQIQDESLYYERLKHTGELPIIGVNTFIDPKTLQQGYVAPKIELARATGEEKMRQLKQAQQVQSRDSQLADKALNDLKSAALAGNNVFAALMSASRYCTLGQMTGALYEVGGKYRRNV comes from the coding sequence ATGAACAAACTAAATCTTAAGAACCCAGTTCGAATAGTTACGGCTGCCAGCTTATTTGATGGGCATGATGCCAGCATCAACATTATGAGACGCCTCATTCAAGATGCAGGTGCTGAAGTTATTCATTTAGGCCATAACAGATCGGTTATGGACATCGTAACGACCATTTTACAAGAGGGAGCGCAGGGAGTTTGTATTAGCTCTTATCAGGGCGGCCACATGGAGTTTTTCAAATACATGAAAGACTTGCTCAAAGCCTTTGGTGCTGGATATGTGAAAATTTACGGAGGCGGTGGTGGAGTCATTGTTCCTGACGAGAAGAAAGAGCTAGAAGCATACGGTATCGATCAGATCTTTCACCCTGAAGATGGTCGCAGGCTGGGCTTAAACGGAATGATTCAACTCGTTGTTGAGGGCAGTGATTTTGATTTGCTTGCTCAGGCTAAAGAATGGCGAGCAGATGATCAGCAGAAACTTGTTGATCAAGTAACCTTCCAGCGAAAAATTGAAGATCGTGCGAGAGGCCTGGCGCTTACCGCCATTGAGCTCGGTCAAGAAATTCCGGATTGGTTAAAGAAGCAACTGCCGATGAGAGGATCAGCAAACCCTCCAGTTCTCGGTGTCACAGGAACGGGAGGGGCCGGTAAGTCTTCTCTTTTAGATGAGATCACTCAGAGGTTCTTAAACCTCTATTCGAACAAAAAAATCTCTCTGCTTTGCGTTGATCCTACCAAGAAGCGCACTGGTGGGTCGCTGTTGGGTGATCGCATTCGAATGAACTCATTAGAGCGTGAACGAACGTATATGAGGTCAATTGCTAGCAGGGGGTCTGGAAACGAGACCGCAAAGTGTTTGCCTGCGATGATCGAGTTTTTGAAAAAATCTTCTGATGATTTGCTGGTAGTTGAAACCTCCGGTATCGGTCAGGCTGACAGTGCGGTTAGCGACATAGCAGATGTCAAACTTTACGTTATGACGAGCGAGTTTGGGGCTCAAAGCCAGTTAGAAAAGATCGACATGATCGACTATGCGGACCTCATTGCAATCAATAAGGCTGATAGAAAAGGCTCTCAGGATGCTTTGAGGGATGTGAGAAAGCAGTACCGGCGTTCAAGGCAGCTGCCGCCAGACGCTGACGGCGAGGGGTATCCTGTCTTTCTCACTCAAGCTTCGAATTTTAATGATCAAGGTGTTAACCAACTGTTTTTTGCACTCTCAGACAAATTGGCCGAGTACGACCCTTCTAAAGAATGGGGTTTGAGTTCAGCAATTCGTCAAAATCTTGCTAGCACAAAAAAGCAAACAATCATACCTCCTGAGAGGCAGAATTATCTCAGTGAGATTGTTAAATCAGTAAGAAGTTACAAGTCAGAAACTCAAGAGCTGGCTCAGGTGGCTAATGACATTGGAGCGTTTGAGTGTGTTGCCGGCCATATAAATGAAGAAAAGATTCACAGCAAACTTTCGGAGCTGTTGAAAACTGAAAAGGGCGGGATCATCAGTGAACTTCGAGCGAACTATAAGAAACTTTATGATTCTTACCAAAGTGACGAGCTTGCTTACGCCATTCGGGGAAAAGAATTTAAGAGTGCGCTGACAACGACGAGTTTAAGTGGAACTCGCGTCAAAAGAGTGGCCGTACCTAGGCTTACAAACCTGGGCGATCAGGTTCGCTATTTGAGGCTAGAGAATGTTCCCGGAGAGTTTCCGTTTACTTCGGGCGTGTTTGTGCTTAAGCGTTCCGAGGAGGAGCCTCGGCGGCAGTTTGCAGGAGAAGGTGATCCAGCACGAACGAATCGTCGATTTCACTTTTTGAGTGCTCATGATCCGGCGAAGAGATTATCGACTGCTTTTGATAGCGTAACTCTCTACGGTGAAGATCCGGCTGTGCGTCCCGATATTTACGGCAAAGTTGGTGAGAGCGGTGTGAGTATTTGTTGCCTTGAGGATATGAAGATTCTTTACGCAGGTTTCGATCTTTGTTCCCCTAGCACAAGCGTTAGTATGACGATAAACGGCCCTGCGCCAATGATCTTAGCCTATTTTTTGAACACGGCGATTGATCAGCAAATCGATCTTAAAAAGAAATCATTGAACAGAGAACTAACGAACACAGAGTACGATGCAGTAAAAGCTTCGACCCTGTCGCAGGTTCGTGGAACTGTGCAGGCGGATATTCTCAAAGAAGATCAGGCCCAGAACACTTGTATTTTCTCTACAGATTTCGCTCTAAAGATGATGGGCGACGTGCAAGAATATTTTATCGATCATAAAGTGCGAAATTTTTATTCAGTCAGTATATCAGGCTATCATATTGCAGAGGCGGGAGCTAACCCGATTTCCCAATTAGCGTTCACGTTGGCCAATGGATTCACCTATGTGGAGTACTATTTGTCTCGCGGAATGAAGATTGACGATTTTGCGCCAAACCTAAGTTTCTTCTTTAGTAACGGACTTGACCCGGAATATTCTGTGATGGGAAGAGTGGCACGCAGGATTTGGGCCGTTGCTATGCGTGAACTCTATGGTGCGAGTGAAAGGTCTCAGAAACTCAAATATCATATTCAGACTTCGGGGCGCTCGCTCCACGCACAAGAAATTGATTTCAACGACATTCGAACTACGCTCCAGGCACTTTTAGCCGTTTACGATCACTGCAACAGTTTGCACACAAATGCGTATGATGAGGCTATCACAACTCCTACTGAAGAATCGGTTAGGCGAGCAATGGCGATTCAAATGATTATCAACAGGGAGTTTGGCACGACGAAAAACGAGAACCCCAATCAGGGTAGTTACTTCTTTGAAGAACTAACGGACTTAGTAGAAGAGGCCGTGCTCACTGAGTTCTTACGAATTAACGAAAGAGGTGGAGTGCTTGGGGCTATGGAGACTCAGTATCAAAGAGGGCAGATTCAGGATGAATCGCTTTACTACGAACGCCTGAAGCACACAGGTGAATTACCCATCATTGGTGTTAACACTTTTATAGATCCGAAAACTCTTCAACAAGGTTATGTGGCGCCAAAAATTGAACTCGCAAGGGCAACAGGTGAAGAAAAGATGCGTCAACTTAAGCAAGCCCAGCAGGTCCAAAGTAGAGATTCTCAGTTGGCAGATAAAGCTCTTAATGATCTTAAATCAGCAGCGCTCGCTGGCAACAACGTCTTTGCGGCACTTATGAGCGCATCCAGGTACTGCACCTTAGGTCAGATGACTGGCGCCCTTTATGAAGTGGGTGGCAAATACAGGCGTAACGTCTAA
- a CDS encoding peptidase, translating into MGEMASAPGLFTFLFRFNQENIVKNFKPSTFTKFVFSVLALALSGCSTTKHVTEGDVAANDTESTLIAYQSAPSNYKKGTLVKECEESMTKAEGALKSIASRGASERNFANTQLAFELALSELSDETAGLTFMKYVTPNSQLREDSGACEEKLSQYLVEVFTRPQLYAALKAVVPGKEEEKVLHKEMLLAFEENGLKLPQEKLDQVRELMKEMSSKSNEFSKNLNNDTSFVLLSAEELKGLPESVMSRLEKRDGKLVVTMKYADFIPAMENVEDEQIRKKLIETYNTRAAVENTKLLEENLLLRQKTAKILGFKSWADYRLQKRMAKNTKNVWNMINGLKSKLSIRNQKDLNLLLEEKRKHTTNPKAKLEPWDLAFYVNRIKRQTYSIDDEVVRSYFPKDVVVEGIFEIYSTLLGVEFEKVKGAAVWSSLVDLYRIKDKESKSTIAYFMADLYPREGKYGHAAAFTLINGRLLDGVYNKPVSAMVTNFTPPSKDRPSLLSHDEVETFFHEFGHIMHQTLTRAPYASLSGTSVARDFVEAPSQMLEDWVWDKQMLKKISRHYKTGESLPDDLIERMLQGRDFNRGYHYTRQLMLGTLDMTLHTASGAVDSRKVHDQLYKEIIGLDPIKGGAFSAGFGHLMGGYDAGYYGYIWSEVYAADMFTRFEKAGLLDSKTGLSYRKNILEPGKMKDALALATEFLGRVPNQKAFFKKLGIRQ; encoded by the coding sequence TTGGGCGAAATGGCATCAGCTCCTGGTCTATTCACTTTTCTATTTCGTTTTAATCAGGAGAACATTGTGAAGAACTTTAAGCCATCTACTTTTACCAAATTTGTCTTTTCAGTATTGGCATTGGCCCTCTCTGGATGCTCAACAACAAAGCATGTTACAGAAGGTGACGTTGCCGCCAATGATACAGAGTCGACTCTTATTGCCTATCAGTCGGCACCTTCGAACTATAAAAAAGGTACTCTTGTTAAAGAGTGCGAAGAATCCATGACTAAGGCCGAAGGTGCGCTGAAGTCTATCGCATCTAGGGGAGCGTCAGAGAGAAATTTCGCTAACACCCAGCTTGCCTTCGAGTTAGCACTTTCTGAGTTGTCGGATGAAACTGCCGGGCTCACCTTCATGAAGTACGTAACTCCCAATTCGCAGCTACGAGAAGATTCGGGAGCCTGTGAAGAGAAGCTTTCTCAGTATCTCGTCGAAGTGTTTACCCGCCCTCAGTTGTACGCGGCATTGAAGGCCGTCGTCCCCGGAAAAGAAGAAGAAAAAGTACTGCACAAAGAAATGCTACTAGCTTTTGAAGAGAACGGTTTGAAGCTTCCGCAAGAGAAGCTCGATCAAGTGCGCGAACTGATGAAAGAAATGAGCTCCAAGAGTAACGAGTTTTCAAAAAACCTCAACAACGACACCTCATTCGTTCTCTTAAGTGCCGAGGAGCTGAAAGGCTTGCCCGAATCTGTCATGTCACGGCTCGAAAAGCGCGATGGCAAGTTGGTCGTTACAATGAAGTACGCTGATTTCATTCCGGCGATGGAAAACGTCGAAGACGAACAAATAAGAAAGAAATTGATTGAGACCTACAATACAAGAGCTGCAGTAGAAAATACCAAGCTATTAGAAGAAAATCTGTTACTTCGGCAGAAAACAGCTAAGATTCTTGGCTTTAAATCCTGGGCAGACTATCGCCTTCAAAAAAGAATGGCCAAAAACACGAAGAACGTTTGGAACATGATCAACGGTTTAAAGTCCAAACTTTCGATTCGCAATCAGAAAGATCTCAATCTTTTGCTTGAAGAAAAAAGGAAGCACACAACTAATCCTAAGGCGAAGCTTGAACCGTGGGACTTAGCGTTCTATGTAAATCGCATCAAAAGACAGACGTACTCGATAGATGATGAGGTCGTTCGAAGTTACTTCCCAAAAGACGTAGTCGTAGAGGGAATATTTGAGATCTACTCGACTCTTTTAGGAGTTGAATTTGAGAAAGTGAAGGGTGCCGCTGTTTGGAGTTCACTAGTTGATCTCTACCGGATCAAAGATAAGGAGAGTAAGAGCACAATAGCGTACTTTATGGCGGATCTTTATCCACGTGAGGGTAAATATGGACATGCGGCAGCTTTTACCCTCATTAACGGTAGGCTTTTAGACGGAGTTTACAATAAGCCTGTGAGCGCGATGGTAACAAACTTCACTCCGCCCTCAAAAGACCGCCCCTCACTCTTAAGCCATGATGAAGTGGAAACTTTTTTTCACGAATTTGGACACATTATGCACCAAACGTTGACTCGGGCACCATATGCAAGTCTTTCTGGCACATCTGTGGCACGCGATTTTGTCGAAGCTCCGTCACAAATGCTCGAAGACTGGGTTTGGGACAAGCAGATGCTCAAGAAAATTTCGCGTCACTACAAAACAGGGGAGTCGCTTCCGGATGACCTGATAGAGCGAATGCTACAGGGTCGTGATTTCAACCGAGGTTATCATTACACGCGTCAACTGATGCTTGGTACGCTCGATATGACTTTGCACACGGCTTCGGGTGCAGTCGATTCTCGAAAGGTGCATGACCAGCTCTACAAAGAGATCATTGGTCTTGATCCGATAAAGGGTGGAGCATTTTCGGCAGGATTCGGGCACCTTATGGGTGGATACGATGCTGGATACTACGGCTATATTTGGTCGGAGGTTTACGCGGCTGACATGTTTACTCGCTTCGAAAAAGCGGGCCTTTTGGATTCGAAAACGGGTTTGAGCTATCGAAAAAACATTCTTGAGCCTGGAAAGATGAAAGACGCTTTAGCCCTTGCCACAGAATTTTTAGGGCGCGTTCCTAACCAAAAAGCTTTTTTCAAGAAACTCGGTATTCGCCAATAA